GGGCGTTAGGGGGAGGCATCTGTCACACACAGAATGGGATGGAAGGCACTGCGGAGGGGGTGACCTGTTATTTATAGAGCCCTGAACAGGCCATAAAGATAAGGGCCCTGAACAGCTCACACTATAAACAAGCCAGCAGGCTAGTCCCATAAGCTGGCCTCCCATGGCATCGTCTTCTCAGTGCTGTCGGTCCAGGGCTAAGAGGTTCTCATCTGACTGGCACTAGTGATGGGCCCTCCCTGGTTTTCTGGCCCGTGTCTCTGCAGCTCCGCTGGGCAGCATTTCCTCCATGGAGGTGAATGTGGATATGCTGGAGCAGATGGAGATGATGGACCTTTCTGACCAGGACACCATGGACGTGTTTCTCAGCTGCGGGACAGAGGATAACAATGTTGCCGGTCTCCTGCCAGGTACGTACACAACCCTCCCTGTTAGCTCCCCGCTGTCCCCCCAACCTTCACGCCAGCTGGTCAGTTCCTCGATCCAGTCCAAGCCCTGCTGTGACTCTCAACAAACTTGGGGCTTTGGCCTGTGGGGTTGGAAAAGTTCACATCAGCACGGCTCCGCTGGTACAACTCCATTGGCGATGTAAGCAGTGGAGGCTGCCGTGCAGAAAGGGCACAGGCATTTTCAGCATCACATCATCTAATCTTAGGGAAGGATACTCTTGTACAAAAacctgtcccctgcctgcactACAGCCACCATTGCTGGGAGCAGAGAATTATGGATCCAAGTTTTCCAGGGCTGATGTGCACTCGGAGCTCTTTAAGGTTTGTGGGACTGAATTCTTGTCCCCCAAAACTGCTCTAGAGCAGCCACTGTCCCATCATACCCTGCCACACTCCTCCCCACACTCACTCTCCCCTGGGCCCTGATTGCCCATGCTGAGCTCTCTGCACAAAGTGTGAGGGTGCCAAGACCTTGACTGTCTTGCATTGAGCTCCCTGTTGGGGGCGGTGTCAGCACCACAGTGGCCTCAGGCTGGGCTCCTCGCATgaggagtggggagccaggcaggTTACCCTGTGTTGAGCTCATTGTCTGGGGAGGAGGACCCcaatgggagaggaggaggcattGGGAGCCTGATCACCCCATTCTGCACTCGTTGCAGTGACTCGGAGAATGAGTCACTCTGAGAATGAGTCAAGCCATTTAGCAGCAGATTCTCCTCTGTTCCAGTTAAACAGCCTCACACAAGAAGGCCCCAAGCTGGAATTTTACGGAAAGCTCCACTGCCAAAAATGGGGAAGGAATGTGAGGCACATGCCCTGCTGCCAAAGTCTGGGACTGGGGACGGAGACCCGGCTCCGGCAGCAGCCTGGCTCGTGCTGGGGATCAAAGTTGGGCTAAGGGATCGGTAGCTCAGCAGCTCAGTCCTGCTTATGGCCAGTTCATGTCTTTCTGCTCATGGACAGTAAGAATTTTGAGCTCAGTGACTCCCACCCAAATCCCTCCTATCCCCCACCTCTCCTGACAGGGATAGTTCCGGCCCACTTCCTCATCTCCTTTCCTCCTAAAGGGCCTGGAAACACTGTGTACCCAAGTCGCTGCCCCTGCTGAAATGGCGCTCTGCACATGTGTAGCCCCTGCTGTGGGATGGGAAAGGGATGAAGGCACAGCCTGCCTGCGGAGGGGTATGGTGGAGGTGAAGGGGGCTGGGCACAAGGCCTGCAAAGATGCTAGCATGTGGGTTTCTTCTGCTAATCTTGCCTCTCTCCTTGGGCAGAGCCCAGCCACTACCAGGAGGAAATCACCCTGCAAGTGCCCAATGCAGCCAAGATCAAATCTCGGATCTCGTCTACATCCTCCGTCTCCACAGACCTGAACAGCCTGGACACCAGCGAGGAGGGGGCCGAGACCCCCGTGGTGCAGTCGGATGACGACGAGCCCCACGAGGACAGCCCTGAAGTGCAGGCGGCCAGAAGCTAGCAGCAggctcccttctctctcctcatGCACCCTCCGCATGGACCTGCCAGCATGAGAGGAAGGAAGGCTGCTGGTTGTTTGACTGTTGCTCAGTACAACCCAAGCCGTCTAGAGACGGCTTCCCCCAGCATGTTCTTCAGTCAGCCAGGAGAGTGGTGCAGAAACAGAGGGGTAGTGTAGTGCTTCAGAAATTAACTCTTCAGGCTTTGCTACTAACACTCCTGCTTCACTGATCTGAACAGCTACATGAGCCATGGCCTCAGCTGTGCCCATTTCTGGCAAGGCCTCCCTGCAGGACCGACAGCCCCCCCAGTCCCAGTGGGGACCCTCCCCCCTTCTAGGCAAATGTGTAACAAGACTCTACAGAGAAATTACACTCCTGTCAAATAAGCGTAGGGATGGTGTGTGTTATTGGAGAACCATGAATGCCTGGTGGTTGGTGGGGATGAGGTGCTGGCCTAGGAAGTGGCtgcagaaggaggaagaggagagtcaGGCTTAAGGCAGGGGATGAAGCATTTACAGCCATACTACCAAGGACAAGACCTCAGTAGCAGTTGAGCCAAAGTTTCCCAGTTGCCGGAGAACCAGGGAAGCCAGCCCAATCCAGTGGCCATTCCTCTGGCCAACATAAATACAAGTGGTATAGTCCTCATTACCTACCGCTGAGGAGAACTATGGGGGTTAATGGGGCAAATCACCAACCCATCCCAATAATAATACTGAGCACTTCTATGGTGCTTTGCATTTTCAAAGGGCTTTGATTGCACTTGTGCTTACAGAGGAGATAGCCTGAGACCGCAGTGAGACTGTACTGATTCCCACACTAAACCCGCAGGGCTGGTGGGCGTGGGAGCACTGTGATCTGTAACATGACCCCATGAGTGTGTTCATGCAATTCCCCATGAATTGTGTGCCCCTTCTAGCAACAGCAGAGTAGCCCCCTCAGCACAGCAGAATACCCAGCATGGCTGTTGGAGCACTAGCTAGCTGTGTTACAAGGACAGATTGTCACTTTGACTCCTCCTTGCTGGCTATTTGTCTTGCCCTCTTCCTACTCTTGGGAATGAGGATAGCCACACCCAGATCTGGCTGCATCACCATTTTAGGGAGGCGTGCTACTGCCATCAGCTGTTCTAATACAGGAAAACTTTGGCCACAAGGAAACTGTAACAGGAAAAACAAAGTCATTGCCATGACAAAAATGGAGCATCTTCAAGGAGAGGAGTCTGGTATATAAATAACAGAGGCTGGGTATTGCTTTAGATCCAGGCCATTTCCCAGGGAGCATTCAGAGCTGCATAGTAGCTAGACACATACTAGTAGACACTGGTGGACCCTGGCTGCACCATTTAGCATCCCAAGTACCATCAAACAAAAAGCCAGGTGCAGATGAGTCACATTGTGTCCACTATACTGCCTCATAAAGCACTTTCCAGAGAAAGAggttaaaaggaaaagaaaggtcTGAAAAGAGGAAGTGACTCAGCAGATTGGCAACTCCCGAGAGACTTGGGCAGCACAAATATAGTCCTAGCAATCAGCTAAACCCCTGGAAAAATCCAAGAATTGAATGACCATTGCTGAGCAAGgactgcccccaggaccctgaTTTCAGAGCTGGTTTGCAGCAGTCTGTGGACAGAGTGGTGCAGGGAGTCTCCTAAGCCCAGAGAATGTGTGTCAAAACATTCTCCAGCCAGACCTGTTgtgcagcatctgcagctcccatccaATCTCCTAGACCTGGAGTCCCTCACATTCTCTTATAAAGTCCTAGCACGGAGCTCATGTGTCTAGATTCCATATGGGCTTCTGAGCAAGCACTTGTTCCTACAAGTTGGggagcactctggccctgatctAGAGAAGCATAAACATTTAAGCAGGTGGCTAGccaattgaagttaatgggctTACTCACAAGCATGTGTTTAACCTTAAGCATGTGTTTCACTACATAAGAGCTAGTGTGCTCTGCctgttgcaggatcaagccctaaatgagCTAGCTGAACTTCTCCTGCACTCCCATCAATTCTTAGGGAGGGAGCATCTCCAACATCGGAGACTTGTCTCTGAACATTTTGTGTGGATCATAGTAGTCAttattaaggctatgttttagtcatgggtatttttagtaaaagtcatggacaggtcatgggcagtaaacaaaaattcacagcctgtgacctgtccatgtaTATCCCTAACTAAAACATGGGTGGAgggctgtgggtgctctgggggaggCGGTCTGGGGGCaccatgggtgctgggggaggtggcccACTTGTGCTTGGGGGGGGGCAGCAATGCACAGCCCGGGATCCCTGCAGGTACTGGGATGGGGGGttagtggggctggcaggctccctactcaACTctgcatgtccctgctgctcctaggtggcaGAGGGGCCAGGTTGCTCCACgggctgctcctgc
This portion of the Gopherus evgoodei ecotype Sinaloan lineage chromosome 14, rGopEvg1_v1.p, whole genome shotgun sequence genome encodes:
- the DBNDD2 gene encoding dysbindin domain-containing protein 2 isoform X1, with protein sequence MSGPGAHSQSRRLPSDMEHGQRGLEPEQMQQQLKLRDRQKFFEEVFQHDVDFFFPMSHLQIEHRRPPLGSISSMEVNVDMLEQMEMMDLSDQDTMDVFLSCGTEDNNVAGLLPEPSHYQEEITLQVPNAAKIKSRISSTSSVSTDLNSLDTSEEGAETPVVQSDDDEPHEDSPEVQAARS
- the DBNDD2 gene encoding dysbindin domain-containing protein 2 isoform X2, producing the protein MHSPADMEHGQRGLEPEQMQQQLKLRDRQKFFEEVFQHDVDFFFPMSHLQIEHRRPPLGSISSMEVNVDMLEQMEMMDLSDQDTMDVFLSCGTEDNNVAGLLPEPSHYQEEITLQVPNAAKIKSRISSTSSVSTDLNSLDTSEEGAETPVVQSDDDEPHEDSPEVQAARS
- the DBNDD2 gene encoding dysbindin domain-containing protein 2 isoform X3, which produces MEHGQRGLEPEQMQQQLKLRDRQKFFEEVFQHDVDFFFPMSHLQIEHRRPPLGSISSMEVNVDMLEQMEMMDLSDQDTMDVFLSCGTEDNNVAGLLPEPSHYQEEITLQVPNAAKIKSRISSTSSVSTDLNSLDTSEEGAETPVVQSDDDEPHEDSPEVQAARS